The Ketogulonicigenium robustum genomic interval CGAGTTTTCGGGCGGTATGCGCCAGCGCGCCATGATTGCCATTGCGCTGGCGTGCGAGCCGCAGTTGTTGATTGCGGACGAGCCGACCACCGCGCTGGATGTGACAATTCAGCGGCAGATCCTGTCGCTGATCAAAGAGTTGCAGCAGCGGTTGGACATGGCGGTCATTTTGATTACCCACGATCTGGGTGTGATTGCCGAAACCGCTGACCGCGTGATGGTCATGTACGGCGGCATGGTGATGGAAGAAGCGCCCGTCGCCGACATTTTCGCCCGCCCGCGCCACCCCTATACCCGCGGGCTGATGGATTCGATCCCCGATCCGCACGCATTGGGCCATGGGCGGCTGAAGCCGATTGCGGGCGCGCCCCCCGACATGCTGGCCCCGCCGCCCGGCTGCCCCTTTGCCCCGCGCTGCCCTGTCGCGCGCAAGGTCTGCGCCGCCGCGATGCCGCCGATGTTTGACGGCGCGCCGCTGCCTGGCGCAGGGCGGCGGTCGCGCTGCTGGCTGATGGCCGCCGAGGCGCCGTTCGTTGCGCCCTACAATCAGGATGCTGTGCTATGACCGCGCCGCTGGTGAATGTTCGCGACCTGAAAATTCACTTCCAGATCGGCGGGGGGCTTTTCCGCCGCCCCGATACCTTGCGGGCGGTAGATGGCGTCAGCTTTACCATCAACCGTGGCGAGACGCTGGGTCTGGTGGGCGAGTCTGGCTGCGGCAAGTCGACGTTGGCGCGCACGTTGATCCGCCTCTATCAGCCGACCGCTGGCGCGATCGACTTTGACGGCACCGATATTGCCGCGCTGCCCGAGGCGGATTTGCGCCCGCTGCGCAAACGCATCCAGATGATTTTTCAGGACCCGCTGGCCTCGCTGGATGGGCGTATGTCGGTGCGACAGCTGATTTCCGAACCGCTCGATATTCTGAACATCGGCACCCCGGCCGAGCGGCGCGCGACGGTGGCGGCCCTACTGACGCGGGTGGGCCTGTCGCCCGCCCACGCCGACCGCTATCCGCACGAATTCTCGGGTGGGCAGCGCCAACGCATTGGGATCGCCCGCGTCATTGCGCTGAACCCCGATCTGGTGATCTGCGACGAGCCGATCTCGGCGCTGGATGTGTCGATTCAGGCGCAGGTGGTGAACATGCTGCAGGATCTGCAGCGCGATCTGGGGCTGACATACCTGTTCATTACGCATGACCTGTCGATGGTGCGTCACATCGCCGACCGGATCGGCGTCATGTATCTGGGCAAGATCGTAGAACTCGCGCCTGCGGGTGCCCTTTATGCGCGCCCCCGCCACCCCTATACGCGGCTGCTGCTGTCGGCGGTGCCCGTGGCCGACCCCGCCGCGCGGCGCGATGTGACGCTGGTCACGGACGAGGTGCCCAGCCCGATCAACCTGCCCACCGGCTGCCGTTTCCGCACGCGCTGCCCGCTGGCCAGCAGTATTTGCGCGCAGGTCGAACCCGCCTTGCAGGATTTTGGTGACGGCCACTTGGTCGCCTGCCATCATGGCGACGCCGCGCCCGACAATAACGATAATACCAACACGGAGATTTTGAATGCGTAGCTTTATTCCTTCGGTGGTTTTGGCCAGCTGTCTGGCTACCACCGCACTGGCGCAGGGCAGCCTGACCTATGTGGTGAACAACGAATCCGCCACCTACGACCCCGGCCTGACGTCCGAAACCTTCGCTGCGCCGATCATCGGCAACACGTTCGAGGGCCTTGTGCGCTTTGACGAAGCGGGCGAAGTCGAAGGGGCTATGGCCGACAGTTGGGAGGTCAGCGAAGATGGCCGCACCTATACCTTCCACCTGCGCGATGCGAAGTGGTCGGACGGCAAGCCGGTAACGGCGCAGGATTTCGTCTATGCTTGGACGCGCGCGATCAACCCGGCCTCGGGCGCGAAGAACCCTGCCATGTTCTTCCTGATCGACGGGGCCGAGGCCTATTACAACGCGGGCGGCACCGGCGAGG includes:
- a CDS encoding ABC transporter ATP-binding protein — translated: MTALLDVRGLRTAFMTSRGRVQAVRGVDFTVNRGEVLGIVGESGSGKSVTCMSVLRLLKRQGRIECGETLFDGKDLMQLSEAEMSDIRGNRISVIFQDPMSSLNPTMTVGQQVMESVIRHRNCTRAEARARALELFELVRIPSPETRLDAYPHEFSGGMRQRAMIAIALACEPQLLIADEPTTALDVTIQRQILSLIKELQQRLDMAVILITHDLGVIAETADRVMVMYGGMVMEEAPVADIFARPRHPYTRGLMDSIPDPHALGHGRLKPIAGAPPDMLAPPPGCPFAPRCPVARKVCAAAMPPMFDGAPLPGAGRRSRCWLMAAEAPFVAPYNQDAVL
- a CDS encoding ABC transporter ATP-binding protein, with amino-acid sequence MTAPLVNVRDLKIHFQIGGGLFRRPDTLRAVDGVSFTINRGETLGLVGESGCGKSTLARTLIRLYQPTAGAIDFDGTDIAALPEADLRPLRKRIQMIFQDPLASLDGRMSVRQLISEPLDILNIGTPAERRATVAALLTRVGLSPAHADRYPHEFSGGQRQRIGIARVIALNPDLVICDEPISALDVSIQAQVVNMLQDLQRDLGLTYLFITHDLSMVRHIADRIGVMYLGKIVELAPAGALYARPRHPYTRLLLSAVPVADPAARRDVTLVTDEVPSPINLPTGCRFRTRCPLASSICAQVEPALQDFGDGHLVACHHGDAAPDNNDNTNTEILNA